The Burkholderia pyrrocinia genome has a segment encoding these proteins:
- a CDS encoding HIT family protein — MECVFCREDGGELLWRDDALRVVLATGEHDYPGFCRVIWGAHVAEFSDLGEPERAHLMRVVYAVERAVRRVMQPNKVNLASLGNMVPHVHWHVIPRFSNDAHFPQPVWAPRQRGVSEALLRTRAAQASLLHNAVREEIQRTTDSRQP, encoded by the coding sequence ATGGAATGCGTGTTTTGCCGTGAAGACGGCGGCGAGCTGCTCTGGCGGGACGACGCGCTGCGCGTCGTGCTGGCGACGGGCGAGCACGACTACCCGGGCTTCTGCCGGGTGATCTGGGGCGCGCACGTGGCCGAGTTCTCCGATCTCGGCGAGCCCGAGCGGGCCCACCTGATGCGCGTGGTCTACGCGGTCGAACGGGCGGTGCGCCGCGTGATGCAGCCGAACAAGGTGAATCTCGCGAGCCTCGGCAACATGGTGCCGCACGTGCACTGGCACGTGATCCCGCGCTTCTCGAACGACGCCCATTTCCCGCAGCCCGTGTGGGCGCCGCGCCAGCGCGGCGTGTCCGAGGCGCTGCTGCGCACGCGCGCCGCGCAGGCCTCGCTGCTGCACAATGCGGTGCGCGAGGAAATTCAACGAACGACCGATTCGAGGCAGCCATGA
- a CDS encoding DUF3683 domain-containing protein — MNAPQVFDPNGAAAAVAADPAPRLREIPYNYTSFSDREIVIRLLGEEAWSVLDELRAERRTGRSARMLYEVLGDIWVVRRNPYLQDDLLDNPKRRALLIEALNHRLTEIGKRRSADLTAHRDDAGRERALRVEMLEAAAQRAVNEFADEFEKLADLRRRATKALGRCTQKDNIRFDGLSRVSHVTDATDWRVEYPFVVLTPDSEAEIAALIKACFELGLTVIPRGGGTGYTGGAVPLTPFSAVINTEKLEQLGAVELTELPGVAHKVPTIFSGAGVVTRRVTEAAEAAGYVFAVDPTSLDASCIGGNVAMNAGGKKAVLWGTALDNLAWWRMVDPDGNWLEVTRHEHNQGKIHDIAVARFELKWFDGAYAPGEKLLRTEMLEIEGRRFRKEGLGKDVTDKFLAGLPGVQKEGCDGLITSARWVLHKMPAHTRTVCLEFFGQAREAIPSIVEIKDYLFETSKQGGAILAGLEHLDERYLRAVGYATKSKRNSFPKMVLIGDIVGDDADAVAHATSEVIRMANGKSGEGFVAVSAEARKRFWLDRSRTAAIAKHTNAFKINEDVVIPLNRMGEYTDGIERINIELSLKNKLQLVDALEAFFRAGNLPLGKTDDANEIPSAELLEDRVQQALELLKRVRARWEFVRDRLDQPLREAQHYLVQLGYEALAEKFADRADEQPGATVFHITQDRTVRISWKQEIRAELRAIFNGGAFKQILDEAQAIHKQVLRGRVFVALHMHAGDGNVHTNIPVNSDNYEMLQDAHASVARIMKLARSLDGVISGEHGIGITKLEFLTDDEIAEFRAYKQRVDPNGRFNKGKLLDGADLRNAYTPSFGLMGYESLIMQQSDIGAIADSVKDCLRCGKCKPVCATHVPRANLLYSPRNKILATSLLVEAFLYEEQTRRGVSIKHWDEFNDVADHCTVCHKCATPCPVKIDFGDVTMNMRNLLRKMGKKKFNAGNAAGMFFLNATNPQTINLARGMMMGVGYKVQRFANDMLKNVVKKQTQHPPATVGKPPVVEQVIHFVNKKMPGNLPKKTARALLDIEDNKIVPIIRNPKSTTVDSEAVFYFPGCGSERLFSQVGLATQAMLWEAGVQTVLPPGYLCCGYPQRGSGQYDKAEKIVTDNRVLFHRVANTLNYLDIKTVVVSCGTCYDQLAGYEFDKIFPGCRIIDIHEFLLEKGMKLDGVTGTRYMYHDPCHTPIKTMDPVKLVNELMGTEKDGYRIEKNDRCCGESGTLAVTRPDVSTQVRFRKEEEIRKGAAKLRGIPVVAGDASAPAPAAAAANGPDVKILTSCPSCLQGLSRYNEDANIEADYIVVEIARQVLGENWMADYVARANHGGIERVLV; from the coding sequence ATGAACGCACCACAAGTTTTCGATCCGAATGGCGCGGCCGCCGCCGTCGCCGCCGACCCCGCGCCCCGGTTGCGCGAGATTCCCTACAACTACACGTCCTTCTCGGATCGCGAGATCGTGATCCGCCTGCTCGGCGAAGAGGCGTGGTCGGTGCTCGACGAACTGCGCGCCGAACGCCGTACGGGTCGTTCGGCACGGATGCTGTACGAAGTGCTCGGCGACATCTGGGTCGTGCGCCGCAATCCGTACCTGCAGGACGACCTGCTCGACAACCCGAAGCGCCGCGCGCTGCTGATCGAGGCGCTGAACCACCGCCTGACCGAGATCGGCAAGCGCCGCAGCGCGGATCTCACCGCGCACCGCGACGACGCCGGCCGCGAGCGCGCGTTGCGCGTCGAGATGCTCGAAGCCGCCGCGCAGCGTGCGGTGAACGAGTTCGCCGACGAATTCGAAAAATTGGCCGACCTGCGCCGCCGAGCGACCAAGGCGCTCGGCCGCTGCACGCAGAAGGACAACATCCGCTTCGACGGGCTGTCGCGCGTGTCGCACGTGACCGACGCGACCGACTGGCGCGTCGAATACCCGTTCGTCGTGCTGACGCCCGATAGCGAAGCCGAGATCGCGGCACTGATCAAGGCCTGCTTCGAGCTCGGCCTGACCGTGATCCCGCGCGGCGGCGGCACCGGCTACACGGGCGGCGCGGTGCCGCTCACGCCGTTCTCCGCGGTGATCAACACCGAGAAGCTCGAGCAACTCGGCGCGGTCGAGCTGACCGAGCTGCCGGGCGTCGCGCACAAGGTGCCGACGATCTTCTCCGGCGCGGGCGTCGTCACGCGCCGCGTGACCGAGGCGGCCGAGGCGGCCGGCTACGTGTTCGCGGTCGACCCGACGTCGCTCGACGCATCGTGCATCGGCGGCAACGTCGCGATGAACGCGGGCGGCAAGAAGGCCGTGCTGTGGGGCACCGCGCTCGACAACCTGGCCTGGTGGCGGATGGTCGACCCGGACGGCAACTGGCTCGAGGTCACGCGCCACGAGCACAACCAGGGCAAGATCCACGACATCGCGGTCGCGCGTTTCGAGCTGAAGTGGTTCGACGGCGCATACGCGCCGGGCGAGAAGCTGCTGCGCACCGAGATGCTCGAGATCGAAGGCCGCCGGTTCCGCAAGGAAGGGCTCGGCAAGGACGTGACCGACAAGTTCCTCGCCGGCCTGCCGGGCGTGCAGAAGGAAGGCTGCGACGGGCTCATCACGTCCGCGCGCTGGGTGCTGCACAAGATGCCCGCGCACACGCGCACCGTCTGCCTCGAATTCTTCGGCCAGGCGCGCGAGGCGATCCCGAGCATCGTCGAGATCAAGGACTACCTGTTCGAGACGTCGAAGCAGGGCGGCGCGATCCTCGCGGGCCTCGAGCACCTCGACGAGCGCTACCTGCGCGCGGTCGGCTACGCGACCAAGAGCAAGCGCAATTCGTTCCCGAAGATGGTGCTGATCGGCGACATCGTCGGCGACGATGCCGACGCCGTGGCGCACGCGACGTCCGAAGTGATCCGGATGGCGAACGGCAAGAGCGGCGAGGGCTTCGTCGCGGTGAGCGCGGAGGCGCGCAAGCGCTTCTGGCTCGACCGCAGCCGCACGGCCGCGATCGCGAAGCACACGAACGCGTTCAAGATCAACGAGGACGTCGTCATCCCGCTGAACCGGATGGGCGAGTACACCGACGGCATCGAGCGGATCAACATCGAGCTGTCGCTGAAGAACAAGCTGCAGCTCGTCGACGCGCTCGAAGCGTTCTTCCGCGCCGGCAACCTGCCGCTCGGCAAGACCGACGACGCGAACGAGATCCCGAGCGCCGAGCTGCTCGAAGACCGTGTCCAGCAGGCGCTGGAACTGCTCAAGCGCGTGCGGGCGCGCTGGGAATTCGTGCGCGACCGGCTCGACCAGCCGCTGCGCGAGGCGCAGCACTACCTCGTGCAGCTCGGCTACGAGGCGCTGGCCGAGAAGTTCGCGGATCGCGCGGACGAGCAGCCGGGCGCGACCGTGTTCCACATCACGCAGGACCGCACGGTGCGCATCTCGTGGAAGCAGGAGATCCGCGCGGAACTGCGCGCGATCTTCAACGGCGGCGCGTTCAAGCAGATCCTCGACGAGGCGCAGGCGATCCACAAGCAGGTGCTGCGCGGCCGCGTGTTCGTCGCGCTGCACATGCACGCGGGCGACGGCAACGTCCACACGAACATCCCGGTCAACTCCGACAACTACGAGATGCTGCAGGACGCGCACGCGTCGGTTGCACGCATCATGAAGCTCGCGCGCTCGCTCGACGGCGTGATCTCCGGCGAGCACGGGATCGGCATCACGAAGCTCGAGTTCCTGACCGACGACGAGATCGCCGAATTCCGCGCGTACAAGCAGCGCGTCGACCCGAACGGCCGCTTCAACAAGGGCAAGCTGCTCGACGGCGCCGATCTTCGCAACGCGTACACGCCGAGCTTCGGGCTGATGGGCTACGAGTCGCTGATCATGCAGCAGTCCGACATCGGCGCGATCGCCGATTCGGTGAAGGACTGCCTGCGCTGCGGCAAGTGCAAGCCGGTGTGCGCGACGCACGTGCCGCGCGCGAACCTGCTGTACAGCCCGCGCAACAAGATCCTGGCGACGTCGCTGCTGGTCGAGGCATTCCTGTACGAGGAACAGACGCGCCGCGGCGTGTCGATCAAGCACTGGGACGAGTTCAACGACGTGGCCGACCACTGCACGGTGTGCCACAAGTGCGCGACGCCGTGCCCGGTGAAGATCGACTTCGGCGACGTCACGATGAACATGCGCAACCTGTTGCGCAAGATGGGCAAGAAGAAGTTCAACGCCGGCAATGCGGCGGGCATGTTCTTCCTGAACGCGACCAACCCGCAGACGATCAACCTCGCACGCGGCATGATGATGGGCGTTGGCTACAAGGTGCAGCGCTTCGCGAACGACATGCTGAAGAACGTCGTGAAGAAGCAGACGCAGCACCCGCCGGCGACGGTCGGCAAGCCGCCCGTGGTCGAGCAGGTGATCCACTTCGTCAACAAGAAGATGCCGGGCAACCTGCCGAAGAAGACGGCGCGCGCATTGCTCGACATCGAGGACAACAAGATCGTGCCGATCATCCGCAACCCGAAGTCGACCACTGTCGATTCGGAAGCGGTGTTCTACTTCCCCGGCTGCGGCTCCGAGCGCCTGTTCTCGCAGGTCGGTCTCGCAACGCAGGCGATGCTGTGGGAAGCCGGCGTGCAGACGGTGTTGCCGCCGGGGTACCTGTGCTGCGGCTATCCGCAGCGCGGCTCGGGCCAGTACGACAAGGCCGAGAAGATCGTCACCGACAACCGCGTGCTGTTCCACCGGGTCGCGAACACGCTGAACTACCTCGACATCAAGACGGTGGTCGTGTCGTGCGGCACCTGCTACGACCAGCTCGCCGGCTACGAATTCGACAAGATCTTCCCCGGCTGCCGGATCATCGACATCCACGAGTTCCTGCTCGAGAAGGGGATGAAGCTCGACGGCGTGACGGGCACGCGCTACATGTATCACGACCCGTGCCACACGCCGATCAAGACGATGGACCCGGTCAAGCTCGTCAACGAGCTGATGGGCACGGAGAAGGACGGCTACAGGATCGAGAAGAACGACCGGTGCTGCGGCGAATCGGGCACGCTCGCGGTCACGCGCCCGGACGTGTCGACGCAGGTCCGCTTCCGCAAGGAAGAGGAGATCCGCAAGGGGGCGGCGAAGCTGCGCGGCATCCCGGTCGTGGCCGGCGATGCGAGCGCACCGGCGCCGGCCGCAGCGGCTGCAAACGGCCCGGACGTGAAGATCCTGACGAGCTGCCCGTCGTGCCTGCAGGGCCTGTCGCGCTACAACGAGGATGCGAACATCGAGGCCGACTACATCGTGGTCGAGATCGCGCGCCAGGTGCTCGGCGAGAACTGGATGGCCGATTATGTCGCACGTGCGAACCATGGCGGGATCGAGCGCGTGCTGGTCTAA
- the ilvA gene encoding threonine ammonia-lyase, biosynthetic gives MAPHDYLKKILTARVYDVAIETELEPARNLSARLHNPVYLKREDNQPVFSFKLRGAYNKMAHIPADALARGVITASAGNHAQGVAFSAARMGVKAVIVVPITTPQVKVDAVRTHGGPSVEVIQAGESYSDAYAHAVKVQEERGLTFVHPFDDPYVIAGQGTIAMEILRQHQGPIHAIFVPIGGGGLASGVAAYVKAVRPEIKVIGVQAEDSCAMAQSLKAGERVELTEVGLFADGTAVKLVGEETFRLCREYLDDVVTVDTDALCAAIKDVFQDTRSVLEPSGALAVAGAKLYAEREGIENQTLVAVTSGANMNFDRMRFVAERAEVGEAREAVFAVTIPEERGSFKRFCSLVGDRNVTEFNYRIADAQSAHIFVGVQIRRRGESAEIAANFESHGFKSVDLTHDELSKEHIRYMVGGRSPLALDERLFRFEFPERPGALMKFLSSMAPDWNISLFHYRNQGADYSSILVGLQVPQADRAEFEGFLAALGYPYVEESANPAYRLFLS, from the coding sequence ATGGCACCCCACGATTACCTGAAGAAAATCCTCACCGCGCGCGTCTACGACGTCGCGATCGAGACGGAACTCGAACCCGCCCGCAACCTGTCGGCCCGGCTGCACAACCCCGTGTACCTGAAGCGCGAGGACAACCAGCCGGTGTTCTCGTTCAAGCTGCGCGGCGCGTACAACAAGATGGCGCACATTCCGGCGGACGCGCTCGCGCGCGGCGTGATTACCGCGTCGGCCGGCAACCACGCGCAGGGCGTCGCGTTCTCGGCGGCCCGGATGGGCGTCAAGGCGGTGATCGTCGTGCCGATCACGACGCCGCAGGTGAAAGTGGACGCGGTGCGCACGCACGGCGGCCCGAGCGTCGAGGTGATCCAGGCCGGCGAGTCGTACAGCGACGCGTACGCGCATGCGGTCAAGGTGCAGGAAGAGCGTGGCCTCACGTTCGTCCACCCGTTCGACGATCCTTACGTGATCGCCGGCCAGGGCACCATCGCGATGGAGATCCTGCGCCAGCACCAGGGCCCGATTCACGCGATCTTCGTGCCGATCGGCGGCGGCGGTCTCGCGTCCGGCGTCGCCGCGTACGTGAAGGCCGTGCGCCCGGAGATCAAGGTGATCGGCGTGCAGGCCGAGGATTCGTGCGCGATGGCGCAGTCGCTGAAGGCCGGTGAACGCGTCGAGCTGACCGAGGTCGGCCTGTTCGCGGACGGCACCGCGGTAAAGCTCGTCGGCGAGGAAACCTTCCGGCTGTGCCGCGAATACCTGGACGACGTCGTGACCGTCGATACCGACGCATTGTGCGCGGCGATCAAGGACGTGTTCCAGGATACCCGCAGCGTGCTCGAGCCGTCCGGCGCGCTCGCGGTCGCGGGCGCAAAGCTGTACGCGGAACGCGAAGGGATCGAGAACCAGACGCTCGTCGCGGTCACGTCCGGCGCGAACATGAACTTCGACCGGATGCGCTTCGTCGCCGAGCGCGCGGAAGTCGGCGAGGCGCGCGAAGCGGTGTTCGCGGTCACGATCCCCGAGGAGCGCGGCAGCTTCAAGCGCTTCTGCTCGCTCGTCGGCGACCGCAACGTCACCGAGTTCAACTACCGGATCGCCGATGCGCAATCCGCGCACATCTTCGTCGGCGTGCAGATCCGCCGCCGCGGCGAATCGGCGGAGATCGCCGCGAACTTCGAGTCGCACGGCTTCAAGAGCGTCGACCTGACGCACGACGAGCTGTCGAAGGAACATATCCGCTACATGGTCGGCGGCCGCTCGCCGCTCGCGCTCGACGAGCGCCTGTTCCGCTTCGAATTCCCGGAGCGGCCGGGCGCGCTGATGAAGTTCCTGTCGTCGATGGCGCCGGACTGGAACATCAGCCTGTTCCACTACCGCAACCAGGGCGCGGACTACAGCTCGATCCTCGTCGGGCTGCAGGTGCCGCAGGCCGATCGCGCCGAGTTCGAGGGCTTCCTCGCGGCACTCGGTTATCCGTATGTCGAAGAGAGCGCCAACCCGGCTTATCGCCTCTTCCTGTCGTAA
- the queF gene encoding NADPH-dependent 7-cyano-7-deazaguanine reductase QueF (Catalyzes the NADPH-dependent reduction of 7-cyano-7-deazaguanine (preQ0) to 7-aminomethyl-7-deazaguanine (preQ1) in queuosine biosynthesis), whose product MNPEHSPLGKATVYAAQYDASLLFPIPRAGAREQLGIASALPFFGTDIWNAYELSWLNARGKPQVAVATFYVPAESPNIVESKSFKLYLGSFAQSKFDSIDAVRDTLKRDVSAACGASVAVQLVSAHDFGKLEMEELDGLSLDRLDLDADVYEPDPSLLSAADAEGEAPVEETLVSDLLRSNCPVTGQPDWGSVQIHYVGPQIDHAGLLRYIISFRNHTGFHEQCVERIFLDILQACKPVKLAVYARYTRRGGLDINPFRTNYNQPMPDNARTARQ is encoded by the coding sequence ATGAATCCCGAACATTCCCCGCTCGGCAAGGCCACCGTCTACGCAGCCCAGTACGACGCGTCGCTGCTGTTCCCGATCCCGCGCGCCGGCGCGCGTGAGCAACTCGGCATCGCGTCGGCGCTGCCGTTCTTCGGCACCGACATCTGGAACGCGTACGAACTGTCGTGGCTCAATGCGCGCGGCAAGCCGCAGGTCGCGGTCGCGACCTTCTACGTGCCGGCCGAATCGCCGAACATCGTCGAATCGAAGTCGTTCAAGCTGTATCTCGGCTCGTTCGCGCAGTCGAAGTTCGACTCGATCGACGCGGTGCGCGACACGCTGAAGCGCGACGTGTCGGCCGCATGCGGCGCGAGCGTCGCGGTGCAGCTCGTGTCGGCGCACGATTTCGGCAAGCTGGAGATGGAAGAGCTCGACGGGCTGTCGCTCGACCGGCTCGACCTCGACGCCGACGTGTACGAACCCGATCCGTCGCTGCTGTCGGCCGCCGACGCCGAGGGTGAAGCGCCGGTCGAGGAGACGCTCGTGTCCGACCTGCTGCGCTCGAACTGCCCGGTCACGGGCCAGCCCGACTGGGGCAGCGTGCAGATCCATTACGTCGGGCCGCAGATCGATCATGCCGGCCTGCTGCGCTACATCATCTCGTTCCGAAATCACACGGGCTTTCACGAGCAGTGCGTCGAGCGGATCTTCCTCGACATCCTGCAGGCGTGCAAACCGGTGAAGCTCGCGGTGTATGCGCGTTACACGCGCCGCGGCGGGCTCGACATCAACCCGTTCCGCACGAACTACAACCAGCCGATGCCGGACAACGCGCGGACGGCGCGGCAGTGA
- a CDS encoding IS3 family transposase (programmed frameshift): MAKYDEPFRLQVVQEYLNGDASTRTLAARYGVGRTVIRRWVASYREHGVAGLRRKVGHYEAQFKLSVLHRIQRDGLSYGQAAALFDIRSAGHVAIWERLYHEGGIDALSPRRRGRPRKMATSLPPKPTEAGAPDERTREELLKENEYLRAEVAYPKKARCAAASEEAGSAKEKTQIVRELRQRYPMTALLKAAGLARSTFYYQLRSLDADDRHADLKAQIRAVFERHQGRYGYRRVTAAIRQAGHLVNHKAVQRLMQQLQLKSWVRPKKYRSWRGELGKAAPNLLQRQFEAAGPNQKWVTDVTEFKVNGQKLYLSPVMDLYNGEIVAYQMERRPSFELVSGMLKQALTKLRRKDKPLLHSDQGWHYRMPEFRRELERRKLIQSMSRKGNCLDNAAMESFFGTLKSECFKRQHFTCVEQLRETLERYIHYYNHKRIKLKLKGLSPVQYRTQSLGA; the protein is encoded by the exons ATGGCGAAGTATGACGAGCCGTTTCGGCTACAGGTCGTTCAGGAATATCTGAATGGAGACGCGAGCACGCGCACACTCGCGGCGCGTTACGGGGTTGGGCGCACGGTCATCCGGCGCTGGGTGGCGAGCTACCGGGAGCATGGCGTAGCCGGACTGCGCAGGAAAGTCGGTCATTACGAGGCCCAATTCAAGTTATCAGTGCTACACCGCATCCAGCGTGACGGACTGTCATATGGTCAGGCGGCCGCGTTGTTCGACATTCGAAGCGCGGGGCACGTGGCAATCTGGGAGCGCCTGTATCATGAGGGCGGTATCGATGCACTGTCCCCGCGCCGACGAGGGCGCCCCCGAAAGATGGCTACTTCACTTCCCCCGAAACCCACTGAAGCCGGTGCACCGGACGAGCGCACGCGCGAGGAATTGCTCAAGGAAAACGAGTATCTGCGCGCGGAGGTGGCGTACC CTAAAAAAGCTCGATGCGCTGCTGCAAGCGAAGAAGCAGGCAGCGCAAAAGAAAAAACGCAAATAGTGCGAGAGCTTCGGCAGCGCTATCCGATGACGGCACTCCTGAAGGCGGCTGGATTGGCGCGCAGCACGTTCTATTACCAGCTCAGGTCGTTGGACGCTGACGACCGTCACGCCGATCTGAAAGCGCAGATCCGGGCGGTGTTCGAACGCCACCAGGGACGCTACGGCTATCGACGCGTCACGGCTGCGATCCGGCAGGCCGGTCATCTCGTCAACCACAAGGCGGTGCAAAGGCTGATGCAGCAATTGCAACTGAAGTCCTGGGTGCGCCCGAAGAAATACCGCTCGTGGCGAGGGGAACTTGGCAAGGCCGCGCCGAACCTGCTGCAACGCCAATTCGAGGCTGCAGGCCCCAACCAGAAGTGGGTGACAGATGTGACCGAATTCAAGGTCAACGGGCAGAAGCTGTATCTGTCGCCGGTGATGGACCTGTACAACGGCGAGATCGTGGCCTACCAGATGGAGCGACGCCCAAGCTTCGAGTTGGTCAGCGGCATGTTGAAGCAGGCGCTGACCAAACTCCGACGCAAGGACAAGCCGTTACTGCATTCGGATCAGGGCTGGCACTACCGGATGCCGGAGTTCCGCCGGGAGTTGGAGCGACGCAAGCTGATCCAGAGCATGTCGCGCAAGGGCAACTGCCTCGACAACGCCGCGATGGAAAGCTTCTTCGGCACGCTCAAGTCCGAGTGCTTCAAGCGGCAGCACTTCACTTGCGTGGAGCAATTACGCGAGACGCTGGAGCGCTACATCCATTACTACAACCACAAACGCATCAAGCTCAAACTAAAAGGACTGAGTCCCGTGCAATACAGAACTCAGTCCTTGGGCGCCTAG
- a CDS encoding bleomycin resistance protein — MEWAALVPELICSDLAGSVRFYRDVLGFRIRFERPEDGFAYLEIGGAQLMLEQRSPGSWLTGPLEPPFGRGINLQIEVDSLGPILDRIHAAGVALFVEPRTSWYRQDEIEHGQIEMLVQDPDGYLLRLVEILPERPVSG; from the coding sequence ATGGAATGGGCTGCGCTGGTGCCGGAGCTGATCTGCTCGGACCTTGCCGGAAGCGTTCGCTTCTATCGTGACGTGCTGGGATTCCGGATCCGCTTCGAGCGTCCGGAAGACGGCTTCGCGTACCTCGAAATCGGGGGAGCTCAGCTCATGCTTGAACAGCGCAGCCCGGGGAGTTGGCTGACGGGCCCGCTGGAGCCGCCGTTCGGCCGAGGGATCAATTTGCAGATTGAGGTCGATTCGCTCGGCCCCATCCTTGACCGAATTCACGCCGCAGGCGTGGCGCTGTTCGTCGAACCGCGCACTTCCTGGTATCGGCAGGACGAGATCGAGCACGGCCAGATCGAAATGCTGGTGCAGGATCCCGACGGTTACCTGTTGCGCCTGGTGGAGATCCTGCCGGAGCGGCCGGTGAGCGGGTGA
- a CDS encoding RidA family protein has translation MKRYGVGEAKGTGGQVMPFARAVEADGWLYVSGQTPMVNGEVVEGGIVTQSKQTIENVIAILKEAGYGLEHVVRCGVWLDDARDFASFNKVFVSYFGEHPPARACVQSSMVIDCKVEVDCIAYKAPAK, from the coding sequence ATGAAGCGATATGGCGTAGGCGAAGCGAAGGGTACCGGCGGCCAGGTGATGCCGTTTGCACGCGCGGTCGAGGCCGACGGCTGGCTGTACGTGTCGGGCCAGACGCCGATGGTGAACGGCGAGGTCGTCGAAGGCGGGATCGTCACGCAGTCGAAGCAGACGATCGAGAACGTGATCGCGATCCTGAAGGAAGCCGGTTACGGCCTCGAGCACGTCGTGCGCTGCGGCGTGTGGCTCGACGACGCGCGCGATTTCGCGTCGTTCAACAAGGTGTTCGTCTCGTACTTCGGCGAGCATCCGCCGGCGCGCGCGTGCGTGCAGTCGAGCATGGTCATCGACTGCAAGGTCGAGGTCGACTGCATCGCGTACAAGGCGCCGGCGAAGTAA
- a CDS encoding N-acyl-D-amino-acid deacylase family protein has translation MHSHPEAADTLIVGAQLYDGTGAPPVTRDVAIRNGVIAAIGNLSNWLAETVVDANGRALAPGFVDVHTHDDTHVIRAPQMLPKISQGVTTVIVGNCGISASPVTLAGDPPDPMNLLGERGAFQYPTFAAYVAAVNDARPAVNVAALVGHTALRNNQMDRLDRAATDGEIAAMRAQLEEALANGALGLSSGLAYGSAFAAPAEEVMALAEPLANAGALYTTHMRTEFDAILDAMDEAYRVGRHAQVPVVISHLKCAGPSNWGRSTEVLASLEGARRYQPVGCDCYPYSRSSSTLDLKQVTGDIDITITWSEPHPEVAGKLLKAIAADWGVTEQEAAQRIRPAGAVYHNMSEDDVRRILSHPATMVGSDGLPNDPLPHPRLWGAFPRVLGHYVRDTNLLPLEEAIRKMTSLSARRYGIARRGEVHVGYHADLVLFDPARVIDAATFEKPQQPAHGIDAVWVNGVLTYENGQPTGERAGGFVARGERVPASAEAAF, from the coding sequence ATGCACTCGCATCCCGAAGCCGCCGATACGCTGATCGTCGGCGCGCAGTTGTACGACGGCACCGGCGCACCGCCCGTCACGCGCGACGTCGCGATCCGCAACGGCGTGATCGCGGCGATCGGCAACCTGTCGAACTGGCTCGCCGAGACCGTCGTCGATGCGAACGGCCGCGCGCTCGCGCCGGGCTTCGTCGACGTGCACACGCACGACGACACGCACGTGATCCGCGCGCCGCAGATGCTGCCGAAGATCTCGCAGGGCGTGACGACCGTGATCGTCGGCAACTGCGGGATCAGCGCGTCGCCGGTGACGCTCGCGGGCGATCCGCCCGACCCGATGAACCTGCTCGGCGAGCGCGGCGCGTTCCAGTACCCGACCTTCGCCGCCTACGTTGCAGCCGTGAACGATGCGCGTCCGGCCGTGAACGTTGCGGCGCTCGTCGGTCACACGGCGCTGCGCAACAACCAGATGGACCGCCTCGACCGCGCGGCGACCGACGGCGAGATCGCCGCGATGCGCGCGCAGCTCGAGGAGGCGCTCGCGAACGGCGCGCTCGGCTTGTCGTCGGGCCTCGCGTACGGCTCCGCGTTCGCGGCGCCGGCCGAGGAAGTGATGGCGCTCGCCGAGCCGCTCGCGAACGCGGGCGCGCTGTACACGACGCACATGCGCACCGAGTTCGACGCGATCCTCGACGCGATGGACGAGGCGTATCGCGTCGGCCGCCATGCCCAGGTGCCGGTCGTGATCTCGCACCTGAAGTGTGCGGGGCCGTCGAACTGGGGGCGCAGCACCGAGGTGCTCGCGTCGCTCGAAGGCGCGCGCCGCTACCAGCCGGTCGGCTGCGACTGTTATCCGTACAGCCGCAGCTCGTCGACGCTCGACCTGAAGCAGGTGACGGGCGACATCGACATCACGATCACGTGGTCGGAGCCGCATCCGGAAGTCGCGGGCAAGCTGCTGAAGGCGATCGCGGCCGACTGGGGCGTGACCGAGCAGGAAGCCGCGCAGCGTATCCGCCCGGCTGGCGCCGTGTATCACAACATGTCCGAAGACGACGTGCGGCGAATCCTGTCGCACCCCGCGACGATGGTTGGTTCCGACGGCCTGCCGAACGATCCGCTGCCGCACCCGCGGCTGTGGGGCGCATTCCCGCGCGTGCTCGGCCATTACGTGCGCGACACGAACCTGCTGCCGCTCGAGGAAGCGATCCGCAAGATGACGTCGCTGTCCGCGCGCCGCTACGGGATCGCGCGGCGCGGCGAGGTGCATGTCGGCTACCACGCGGATCTCGTGCTGTTCGATCCGGCGCGCGTGATCGACGCCGCGACGTTCGAGAAGCCGCAGCAGCCCGCGCACGGGATCGATGCCGTGTGGGTGAACGGCGTGCTGACCTACGAGAACGGCCAGCCGACCGGCGAGCGTGCCGGCGGTTTCGTCGCGCGCGGCGAGCGCGTGCCGGCGAGCGCAGAGGCTGCGTTCTGA